TAGTCCTTTCTGAAATCGAGGTTTATTACTGCTTTTAAGTTATTTTCAATATTGGAATCAAACCTCAGAATCATCCACGGATACAGGGTATCGTACCTGTACCTCAAATAAAGTGGGACGCATGGATTGTACCACCCGGCTCTTGTAGTAAAGGGTTCAAAATTATGAAGAGTGAGCTGTGGGATCGTTTTGAAAGAGACCTCAGTGTTGCTCTTATATTGTTTGCGATCGCCCATAAAAGCTGAGGTAACAGGAGTGTTTGGCGTGTAAGGGACTTCACCTGCAAGCAACAGCTTGGCTTTCCAGAGTGCATATGCCTCGTCACCTTTGAAGCTGAGGTTAGCTAGATTTGCCAGTAGAATTAAAGGTATTAAAAGTACGAGCAGCATCAAAACATACCTCACTGGATTCCCCCCTTTAGAAGGTATAGATTTTACTTACGCCTGTGTTTATCCTCCATCTCAATTCATCATCCGCTAACCTTATGGATATTCCAGCATATATGCCCCAATCAGCTTTTGGGTAATATTTTAATTTATTGGAAAACACAATGAAATTTCTTGTCGGTTCGACGAGTTTATACCAATCGTGCTCATATGGTGCATAATATGGGCTGTCAATGCCATAATCACCTATCATCATAAATTCCAAGCGTGAAGAGAATTCAAAATTTCCTTTGTTCCACAGAAAACTGAGTAGATGCAGAGAAACATCGGGACCATATGGAAAGCCAAAGAAGAAATCAATATCGGGCCACATACCGAACCACATGACATTCAATCGGAATGGATAGGTAAATTTCCCAATGTCAGAATTTCTGTTGTACAGGTATGGTGTAGTGTAATAGAACTCATATTTTAACTTTAGTTCTGAACGTGTTGAAAAAGTCCTTTCAGAAAGCACGAAATCTTCAAGGTACTCTTTGATTCTTTCTGACGGCCCACTTTTCCCGTAACTCCACTCAATGCCGGCCAACCAGCCGAATGCGGTGGGTCTGGAGTTTTCTCCTTCTGTAGGGAGCTTGAATTCGTCGAGACCGAACTCACCGTAAATCCTAAAACTCTTCAACAAAACTTCTGCTGTGATGAAGAACATAACGTTCGAGTGAGATTGAAAACTGTGGTGGTAAATGATAAAGGGCCCTATGTCCTGCAAATCTGGATATACACCGTATATAAGATTCTCTTCGGCAAAACTCAATCTAAAGCTATCACCTGAGACCCCCCATTTATGCCCAAAAAGAGTCTTTGGAGCACTATAAACACTTCTGTCTGCTGATATTGCAAAAAAATAGTACTCGAAGTTGCCGAATTTAGTATCATTATTGAATTGTAACCACAGGTGATCATAATAAATGGGTATGGAGGAAAGTCCGATGTCATATGTCGCCGGTCCCCACTTCAATTTTCTCCTGCCTATGGAAACGAGAAAATCTTTACTGCTCCATTGTGCATATCCAACTCGTGGATAGTTGCTGTCAAAAAAGGGAAACCATGAATCAGCAGAAAAGGGGAAATTTGAAAAATCTTTGCCCATCATGAAAGCTGAAAAGTCTTGTCTTGCTTCTATGAACATGACTGCTTCAAGATGCTCACTGTTTATTTTAAATCCTGCCTTACCAAAGGGTGGAAGAGAATGGTATCTCAAAAGGTCGTAGAGGTCAGGTGTGTAACTGCTTTCGACGGGTGGAAAGTTGTTCAGCGAAATGCCCGGTGATATGCCGACGAGGATCACGGTGAGAGAAAAAGCGATCTCACTCATGAGAAAAATGAAGAAAAGTAATAAAATACCCCTCATGATTCATCCCCCTTTGTATAAATTCTATCATACGCAATTTGTAAAAAGATTCTAAAAAATCTTTGCAGAACTTTTCATTTCAATCGAATATTACAGTTGGTTGCAGTAAAATCAAGTTAATCCCGACGAATTTATTCGTGATTTTTCTTGAGTGTCTCATAGGATTTACCTAAAGGGTACAAAATTAACCAGTTTATCATCGTAATATCCGACGAAAATGGTAGTATTAAGCGAGGTGGTCTTATGAAGAAATTCACAAACGAGGTTAAAAAGCTTGTACTTGCGGTTAAAAGAGACCTTGATGAGTATCTGAAAAAGGATCCTGCGGCAAGATCTAGAACCCATGTGGCTTTAACTTCAGCGGGATATCATGCGCTCTTTCTATATAGAATATCGCACATGCTGTGGAATTTAAACCTTTTCTGGCTCGCTGAAATATTACATTATTATACTCGAGTTGCTTATAGTATAGACATTCACCCTGCAGCAAAACTTGAGGCTGGTGTTGTTATTGATCACGGGATAGGTACTGTGATAGGTTCAACGGCTTCTGTGGGTAGTGGCACACTGATATACCATGGGGTGACACTCGGAAGCCGAAGGGTAGTTTCAGGAAAAAGGCATCCCGATATAGGGAGAGATGTGATCATTGGTGCAGGTGCAAAGATACTTGGACCGATCATCATAGGTGATCGAGCGAGGATCGGAGCAAACAGCGTTGTCCTTGAACATGTACCGGAGGGACAGACATATGTTGGTATTCCTGCGAAGAGTTCAAAAAAAACAACTCGGAAGGAGGTAGCATTATGAACATCGCCTCAGTAGTCGGTAACACTCCTGTTGTGAGCCTGAAAAGCCTGGATCCAACGGGTAATATTCTTCTGAAATTGGAAAAGAACAACCCGGGCGGCAGTGTAAAAGACAGGGCTGTCATGGGAATGCTCCTATATGCGAAAAATAGAGGGGAGCTGAGAGAGGGAACCACTGTCGTTGAACCAACCAGTGGCAACACCGGAATTTCCATAGCCATGTTCTCAAACAGATTCAATTATAAGGCGATATTGGTTATGCCAGAAAGCGTCAGTGAAGAGCGGCGTAGGGTCATGGAAGAGCTAGGGGCTGAAGTCGTGCTTACAAGCGCGGCAGGAGGCATGAAAGAGACCGTTGAAAAAGCGCAGGAAATAATCTCTAATCTTAAAGATGCCATAATGCTCGATCAATTTTCGAATCCTGGTAATCCCTATTTTCATGAGCTCACCACTGGTCCAGAAATATTTAAGCAATGCGGTTATGCATTAGATGCCTTTGTGGCTGGCATAGGCACTGGTGGAACAATAACGGGTGCCGGTAGAATTTTAAAGAGATTGCTGCCGGAAATAAAGATTTATGGTGTAGAACCGGAGGAATCCCCTGTTCTTTCTGGGGGAAAACCGGGTAAACACAAAATTCAGGGTATTGGCGCGGGTTTCATTCCCGCTGTTCTTGATAGGACCCTTCTTGATGATGTAGTCACTGTTAGCTCTGACGAGGCTATTGAGCTAATGCGCTGGCTTCACAAAAAGGAAGGACTTCTGGTAGGAATATCTTCTGGCGCTAATGTTGCAGCAGCTTATAAGCTAAAAAAATCCGGCGCCGCAAAGAGGATTGTAACAGTGGCGCCGGATCATTACGAACGTTATCTGAGCGTCTTTTGAATGCTCATTTTACTATGACGCTACCTCTGGGGAATAGTTTTCCGAGCTCGTTAGACCAGGTCTTATCGACCCTGTAGTCATAAATTTTGAGCTGGTCGAGCTCGAGCCCCGGGGCGTAGAGATTGTAAATTCCTTCAAGATAGATATCAAGTTCATTCTTAGAGAAATTGGAAGCATCTGTATACAGACTCAATGGTGCCCAGTTCTCTTTTTCTTTTGGTAAGAGTTTTTTGTAGGTTTTCATAAGCGATGCCGGAAGTAAACGGTTGTTGATGTAAAGCCCTGTTCCTTTACAATAACTCACCGATATATTTTTCAATGTACCACCGCTGCTCGCTATGAAGAACCCTATGTTTGGCCTTCCTTCTTTTAGCAGACCGGTAACTGAGACATCACTGATCTGAGCTTCTTCTATATTGCTCAATGCGATCACATAAAAACCGGAGGCTTCCAGATGAGCACCACTTAAACTTACTTTCTTAAGATTCTCGAGACTCAAAGCAAAACGCTTTGATGATATATCAATATCTTCCAGTGAAATCTCTTCAGAGTCTGAATCTTTGATTTCCAGGCCTATGTCCTTTATTCCTTCGTTAGCCTGGTATCCTTGTATAAGCACAAAATCAGGATTCAATATGATAAACCCTTTGGAAGAATTATTGATTCTAACGTTATGTGCTTCGAACCTATCTGAATCACTTATATAACCAGCTGTACCGACGGAGTTTAGTTCTACATTGATAAGCCGCACTGATGAGCCATTTTTGATTATCAGAGGGTTTGAAGTGCCCTGGAAAGAGCTATCTTCGATATTCAGTACTGCGCCGGAGGCGAAGAGTGATGCTTTCCTTCCCAATGTGTGTACGTTTTTAAGTCTGAGCTCACCACCGTACAACATTATGCCACTACCGGACTCACTCTTCAAAAGCACCCCTTCTCTATTACCAGATATCTCCAGCCTTCCATTCACCACAAACGATGCTCCGTCCTGAATAAGAAGCAAGCCATCGCCTTTAATGTAAACTTCCGTACCTTGCGGGATCACATAGTTCTCAGCGATCAGAATCGGGTAAGCATTTTCATCAAAGGATGCCGTGGTGGCAGTTCCCGTTAGAATGGTCGCGCCTTTGTACAGGGTTAACTTCTTTTCAGGGAATTTGTAGCTATAGTAATCCGTGAGAATCTCGACTTCAACGCACACTTCAATTGTTGCTTCACTCGTTAAAGAAAATGGAGAATCGAAATCTTTGACAACAGGAGGATCATCATCGAGTTTGACCTCTTCTGGTAAGACTGTTTTTATTTCCTGATTCACGGGAGTATCCAGAAGCTTTCTTCTTATTCTGTATCTTACATCGGGGTCTGGTACTGGGTAGAATCTCACCCTAAACTTCCCATCTTCATCAACTTGATATACATAGAAGCCTTCCAGATTTTTAAGATCTACTGTCGTTTCAGTAGCGATGACAGTGGGTGATTCTATGCCGAGGGTGTTTACTTTATAAGATATTTTCAAATCACCAAAGTATGTTCCTTCGATAGGCTCCAGTACGTTGAAGGGTTTTGAAAGGTCGTAGACAAATGTATTCTGTCCTTTTGGAGTTTCGACGATTACAGTAACAGAGGCGTCCTTTGTGGCTTTTGAATTGACTATTCTGACGGTTATCGGTTTGTAATCTTTCTGTATCACGTCGAAATTGAGGGACGACAGTATCTTTTCGAAATCTACTAATTTCACTTCATATGAAGCTTTCATCGATTCATTACCTGCTCTGTCGACAGCCGTCAGGAAGAATTCAAGCGTACCTGTAAAACCAGTATTCGGTGCAGGAACTGGCAAGACTATCTGATTGCTCTCCGTTTCAATGTGGTATATGGTGTCATCTGATACGAGCACTTCTCCATACACGGAAACCGTATCGGAAGTTATACCGAGTTCAACGATTATTCTGTTTCCTTCTATCCTGTACTCCAGTATTTCCGGTTCATTTGGTGGTGTTGTGTCGACAGTGAACGTAGCGTTCTTCATCAGTGTTTCGCCATAGAGGTCTTTAGCCCTGAACGATATAGAATGCGGACCTTCACTGAGATCTTTGAAAGTCACAGACCCTTTATCGATATCAATGTTGACGGGAGAACCTGAATCAAGCTCCATCTGGAGTTCAGACAGATTTCTTGCTTTGAAATCTATCTTTAGTTCGTTGGAAGGAACAAAAAGAGGAACCGAACCTATTTCAAAGAAAGGCTTTCCCATGACTTTAAGAACCTTCTCAGGACCGAAAGGAACACCTCTGTACATGGGAACTATGGTAAGAGTCGAGGTTTCTTCAGGAATCTTTAGTTCGTAGGAAGTCTGTGTTGAATTGAATGACAGAGCACCGAGTTTCAGAAGATAACTCACGTCTTTTTCGTGATAAGACTTCAGGTCGCTTTTCCAACTGAGCTTTAAGCTATCTCCCTTCCTTGTAGCGGATAGTTCGCTTATCTCAATGGCGTATATCGGAAATTCGAAGAGGTAGGGAATATCTTCGTTCCATCTGAAAATTTCATCTTCACTGAAGAGTTCAATTGTGTCATATTTTAAACTTATCCTATGTTTACCCTGCTCGACTCTGCTGAAAATAGCTTTTCCGTTTTCATTGAGCGTTACTGGGGTATCGTCAAGCAATACCTGCACTTTTTCAGCGTTTAAACCTTCATCAAGTATTACTTTTACTTCCACTTCTACAGGTAAGAGAGGCACTTTCACAGTGAGAACCTCTGACTTCTCTATATAAACGGGCCCGTACTTATATCCTACGATGAGTTCATAAGACAGGGTCTTTCCCTGAAAGTCAATTATGGCATCCGAGTATGAATTTCCTTTTCGGGAGATAACTGTACCGTTTCTTTTCACAATCACACTATCGATAGAATAGGGAGAACTGATGGCGTCCCAGTTCAATATGAGCTGCTTTCCATCTTCGCTAAAAATGTAGTTAAATTCACTTATCCGAGGCTCAGGAAATCCAAACTTTATTTCCCTCGTGTCTTTGGTTACATCTTCCCTATCAAGAAGCACGCCTTCAAGAGTCCTGAATTCCACTGTATCTTTCCGCTTTACCTTCAATTTCGCAGAAGGTTCATTCTTACTGAGGGTTACTTCAGCAACTGACGATACCGCCTTTATTGTTGGATTTCCCGTCGCACCGGTCGGGAATAAAGCACTGACGGTTATCGTTCTCGGTGTCCAGAAAACAAAATAGAACAGCACCAGCAGTGCAACAAGCGATATTGCGACCCCTATCGTGACCTTTAAACTGCGTTTCATTTTGACACCTCCCCTTTAACAAAAGCAGCCCGCCACCGGCGGGCCGCAATGAGAGAAATCACGATTACTTGTTTATTACCCTGATGAAGAACTCATTGAGGTTTTCATCATCAGCATGGTATTCAAGCAGCACCGTGTATGTGTTGGAAGAAAGTCCAACAGGAAGTCCATCGTAAAAATCAAACAAGGCTTCAATGATTCCAGAATTCTTCACAATCTTTTCGGAACCCTCTTTCACTAGATAAACATTACCGACGAGCCTCATGGGTTCTGGCGAAATCTCAGTTGTGAATTCGGAGAAGAACACCTTATCCTTTTCGGTGAACTTTGCATTCACGAGTCTTCCGAGTAACGTGTAGTGGAGCATAGGTTCCGTGATTTCAACCTTGGAAGTTGGTTCTATACCCTCGCGTTCGAATTTTAGCATCGATACGAACACGGCATCTTTCGGAATACCAAGCTCTTCTAGAACTTCGACAAAGTTGAAGATGGCGTATACCCTGTCAGGAACGTCGACATCGGCAGAGATTATACTGCTACCAAAGGAATTCTTGAATTCTTCAAGAGTGCTAACTTTGAGTTCGTCGGTTGTGTAAAGTATTCTCGCGGCAACAGGATAGAATGTGACGTCTGCACCGTTGAAGACTTCTTTATCGAGAGCTTCTTTGCATTCATAAACGGTGTCTTCTTTGTATTTGAAGCTGATGAGCTCGTATGGGTAAACTTTGTCTACATCCAACACCGCTGTTTTGCTCTCATCCCAGGCGCTGTGAACCATCATCTTGACCCCAGTGAGAGAGGAAACATCTACCTTTACCTCTTTCACATTGGGTTCTTCTTCATCGAAGGGTGGAACTGTCTTGCAAACTGCATTGAAAGTTACTATGTAATTTTCACTTATTCTTTCCCTAACCTCGGCTTCACAGGTCTTTGTGTAGGGTTTAGAAGGTGCGCTGTCCGGGAGACTCTTGTACATTTCAACAAAACCGTCTTTGGCAACTTTTTTGAAGGCGGGAAGCGGACCATTCGGGAATAGGTATTCGTAATCCGCAGAATCGATCATGAGATATGTCTTGCCAGATTCGGTCTTAAGCAGGGCGAAATCGTTGATATTCGCCAGTTTGGCTTCAAATTCTTCTTTGAGTTCCTCGAACTTCGGATCGCCCTTGTGGTTTTCTTCCCAGATAGCCATTATCGCATCATGATCGAAAATGCCTATTTCAACGACTTTGTCTTTGGGCAATGCAACTTCGCCAAAAACAAGCTGGCCGTCGTATTTTTTCATGTAAGACACAACGTTCTGAATGTTCCTTACGGGCACTTCGAGCCCGAGCTCTTCGGCTGTTTTAACTGGTGAAAGAGCTATCTTGGCGAAGAGAGCATAGGCTTCCGACCTACTAACGGGTACATCATATTCCCTGTTGAAGAAATCCGTCCTGTTGTAAAGCTCTTCAGACATCAGCAGAGGAAGAGCTCTTCCATCCTCTCCGGGTGCAAGGAAATAATTCTCGAAGACGTAGATGTAAGCGGCTTCTTCAGCATTCTTGAATCCCTTGTAGAGTTTTTTGAGCTCGTCAACCTTTTTCAGGAGATAATCATAGTTTGGTTTATTCTTCTCAGCAAAAGCGTCAATGAGCACTTTAATGAACTCGGCCCTTGTCAGATAATCGACTTTATAATTCAGGCTCACACGATTACCAAGGACTTCTTTATAGCCCCATATCCTTGTATAGTCAAATCCATCTTTGTAACCGAGCTCTTCGAATTCTGTCTTGATGCTGTTGTCATATGGTGCGCTCATCGGATACTCGATGGCTTCTCTTTCGAGACCGAAGTATTTGACGAGCATTGCCAGGAGTTCATATGGAGTAATTGGATCTGAGAGATCAAACGGTGCAAGTTCTTCGACAGTTTCAACAGGAATGAGACCATATTCGGAGACATTGAAAATTGGGTCAAGATTATCTGCAAAGAGCAACTTGATAAGTTCCGCCCTTCCAACTGGCTCTACTTTACTGGTATCGAAATCGATCCAGAGAGGCAACTGGACAGGCATATTTACCGCCATGAGGGCTACACTCAGCAATAACAGACCTGCGATAAGGAGCTTCTTCATACACTTTCCCCCCTCTTAGAGATTTAAATTCTATGGTTTATGAACAAACTGTTTCAGGACAATTATACAACAAAGGGAACTCTGCATGCAAGATTTTTTGCATAAAGACCTTTCTTTTTTCAGGGTTCCAGAACGATGAGGGTTCCCATCGCACCACCGTTCAACCAGTCTTCCTGTAGCAGAACAGCGATTTTGTTGGCGTTTAAGACTGCATCAATGGGATAGCCGTGTAGCTCCAACAATTCTATGCTTTTGCCATATGCATCGAATTTTTCTATGGTACCGCTGATCACACTCAAAGCAAATTGAACTCCAGAACCTACTAGAACCCTTATCGGTCCAGAACCACTAATTGCAAAATTACTGATTGTACCTGAATTCAGGTCTATTCGATAGATACTATCACTTCCGAT
This genomic interval from Kosmotoga pacifica contains the following:
- the cysE gene encoding serine O-acetyltransferase translates to MKKFTNEVKKLVLAVKRDLDEYLKKDPAARSRTHVALTSAGYHALFLYRISHMLWNLNLFWLAEILHYYTRVAYSIDIHPAAKLEAGVVIDHGIGTVIGSTASVGSGTLIYHGVTLGSRRVVSGKRHPDIGRDVIIGAGAKILGPIIIGDRARIGANSVVLEHVPEGQTYVGIPAKSSKKTTRKEVAL
- the cysK gene encoding cysteine synthase A; translation: MNIASVVGNTPVVSLKSLDPTGNILLKLEKNNPGGSVKDRAVMGMLLYAKNRGELREGTTVVEPTSGNTGISIAMFSNRFNYKAILVMPESVSEERRRVMEELGAEVVLTSAAGGMKETVEKAQEIISNLKDAIMLDQFSNPGNPYFHELTTGPEIFKQCGYALDAFVAGIGTGGTITGAGRILKRLLPEIKIYGVEPEESPVLSGGKPGKHKIQGIGAGFIPAVLDRTLLDDVVTVSSDEAIELMRWLHKKEGLLVGISSGANVAAAYKLKKSGAAKRIVTVAPDHYERYLSVF